The proteins below come from a single Beutenbergia cavernae DSM 12333 genomic window:
- the tsaD gene encoding tRNA (adenosine(37)-N6)-threonylcarbamoyltransferase complex transferase subunit TsaD, with translation MPAEPLVLGIETSCDETGLALVRGRELLADVTASSMDSHARFGGIVPEIASRAHLEAIEPTLDAALGQAGVGLSDVDAIAVTAGPGLVGSLTVGSAAAKALALGLGVPLYGVNHVVGHAAVDELVHGPFPERFLALVVSGGHSSLLMVRDIARDVVELGQTLDDAAGEAFDKVGRILGLPYPGGPHVDRLAREGDPDAIAFPRGLSRGKDLARHPYDFSFSGLKTAVARYVEAREDSGAGVPVADVAASFSEAVADVLVTKTIAACRAHEVDTLVIGGGFSANSRLRELAAERCAAAGVDVRIPPIRYCTDNGAMIAALGSAVVRSGVAPSPLDLATDSQMPLEQVVMGAVA, from the coding sequence GTGCCAGCGGAACCCCTCGTGCTCGGGATCGAGACGTCGTGCGACGAGACGGGGCTCGCGCTCGTGCGCGGCCGCGAGCTGCTCGCCGACGTCACCGCCTCCTCCATGGACTCCCACGCGCGGTTCGGCGGCATCGTCCCGGAGATCGCCTCGCGCGCCCACCTCGAGGCCATAGAGCCGACGCTCGACGCGGCGCTCGGCCAGGCCGGGGTGGGCCTGTCGGACGTCGACGCGATCGCCGTCACCGCCGGGCCCGGCCTGGTGGGCTCGCTCACCGTCGGCTCGGCCGCGGCCAAGGCCCTCGCGCTCGGGCTCGGCGTCCCGCTGTACGGCGTCAACCACGTGGTCGGGCACGCGGCCGTCGACGAGCTCGTGCACGGCCCGTTCCCCGAGCGGTTCCTGGCGCTCGTCGTGTCCGGCGGCCACTCGAGCCTGCTCATGGTGCGCGACATCGCACGTGACGTCGTCGAGCTCGGCCAGACCCTCGACGACGCCGCCGGCGAGGCTTTCGACAAGGTGGGGCGGATCCTCGGCCTGCCCTACCCGGGCGGACCGCACGTCGACCGCCTCGCCCGCGAGGGCGACCCGGACGCCATCGCGTTCCCGCGCGGACTCTCCCGCGGCAAGGACCTCGCGCGCCACCCGTACGACTTCTCGTTCTCCGGCCTCAAGACCGCCGTCGCGCGCTATGTCGAGGCCCGCGAGGACTCGGGCGCCGGAGTGCCCGTGGCCGACGTCGCCGCCTCGTTCTCGGAGGCCGTCGCCGACGTCCTGGTCACCAAGACCATCGCGGCGTGCCGCGCCCACGAGGTCGACACGCTCGTGATCGGCGGCGGCTTCTCCGCGAACTCGCGGCTGCGGGAGCTCGCCGCGGAACGCTGCGCCGCCGCCGGCGTGGACGTGCGGATCCCGCCGATCCGCTACTGCACCGACAACGGCGCCATGATCGCCGCGCTGGGCTCCGCCGTCGTCCGCTCCGGCGTCGCCCCCTCCCCGCTGGACCTCGCGACCGACTCCCAGATGCCTCTCGAGCAGGTCGTCATGGGTGCCGTCGCCTGA
- a CDS encoding sulfurtransferase has protein sequence MSDVLVSATDLYTRLSSAREKDPVLLDVRWTLAEPDGRRAYSAGHLPGAVYVDLEHELAGPGSPEAGRHPLPTLADLQAAARSWGVDDGADVVVYDDAGGTAAARAWWLLRWGGHPSVRILDGGLAAWARVGGILEDGDVRPHVGDVELAGGGMPTIDADGAAAWAGILLDSRAGERFRGESEPIDPRAGHIPGAVSAPTSDNLDPAGRFLGAEALRARFAALGIDGDVPVAAYCGSGVTASHEIAALAAAGIPAALYPGSWSQWSNDPDRPAATGA, from the coding sequence ATGAGCGACGTCCTCGTCTCGGCGACGGACCTCTACACCCGGCTCTCGTCGGCGCGCGAGAAGGACCCCGTGCTGCTCGACGTGCGATGGACCCTCGCGGAGCCGGACGGCCGCCGGGCGTACTCCGCCGGCCACCTGCCCGGCGCCGTCTACGTCGACCTCGAGCACGAGCTGGCGGGTCCGGGCTCACCCGAGGCCGGCCGCCACCCGCTCCCGACGCTCGCCGACCTGCAGGCCGCCGCGCGCTCCTGGGGAGTCGACGACGGCGCCGACGTCGTGGTCTACGACGACGCCGGGGGCACCGCGGCGGCCCGCGCGTGGTGGCTGCTGCGGTGGGGCGGGCACCCCTCGGTGCGGATCCTCGACGGCGGTCTCGCGGCCTGGGCGCGGGTCGGCGGGATCCTCGAGGACGGCGACGTGCGCCCGCACGTCGGCGACGTGGAGCTCGCCGGCGGTGGGATGCCGACCATCGACGCCGACGGCGCCGCCGCCTGGGCGGGCATCCTCCTCGACTCGCGGGCGGGGGAGCGGTTCCGCGGCGAGAGCGAGCCGATCGACCCGCGCGCCGGGCACATCCCGGGCGCGGTCAGCGCGCCGACGTCGGACAACCTGGACCCCGCGGGCCGGTTCCTCGGCGCGGAGGCGCTCCGCGCGCGGTTCGCGGCGCTCGGGATCGACGGCGACGTCCCCGTGGCCGCGTACTGCGGCTCCGGGGTGACGGCGTCGCACGAGATCGCGGCCCTCGCCGCGGCGGGCATCCCGGCCGCGCTGTACCCGGGATCGTGGTCGCAGTGGTCCAACGACCCGGACCGTCCGGCGGCCACCGGGGCCTGA
- the rimI gene encoding ribosomal protein S18-alanine N-acetyltransferase — protein MTPPVRLRRLTARDLDRVVELEPVLFGAGAWSRATYDAELARPDRRYVAAVDDDDALVGWAGIAVAAQAEIMTVGVAPGHRRRGIGAALLAALLDAARRAGSREVYLEVRAHDAGAQRLYERAGFVPLGIRKGYYQPEGADAVVMRLSLAAPPGVVGAEMLRADAVGTIPEKEHP, from the coding sequence GTGACCCCACCCGTCCGGCTCCGCCGGCTCACGGCCCGTGACCTCGATCGCGTCGTCGAGCTCGAGCCCGTGCTCTTCGGGGCGGGTGCCTGGTCGCGCGCGACGTATGACGCCGAGCTCGCCCGACCCGACCGCCGGTACGTCGCGGCCGTCGACGACGACGACGCGCTCGTCGGGTGGGCCGGCATCGCCGTCGCCGCGCAGGCCGAGATCATGACCGTCGGGGTCGCGCCGGGGCACCGTCGTCGGGGGATCGGCGCCGCGCTCCTCGCCGCGCTCCTGGACGCGGCGCGGCGCGCGGGCTCCCGCGAGGTCTACCTCGAGGTGCGCGCGCACGACGCCGGGGCGCAGCGGCTCTACGAGCGGGCCGGATTCGTGCCGCTGGGCATCCGCAAGGGCTACTACCAGCCGGAGGGAGCCGACGCCGTCGTCATGCGGCTCTCCCTCGCGGCGCCACCGGGCGTCGTCGGCGCCGAGATGCTGCGGGCCGACGCCGTCGGCACCATCCCCGAGAAGGAGCACCCATGA
- the tsaB gene encoding tRNA (adenosine(37)-N6)-threonylcarbamoyltransferase complex dimerization subunit type 1 TsaB — translation MPTPPVAGPVLGIDTSGGTSVALVDAAAGWTQLGVAGSPDPRGHAEVLTPLISEVLDAAGLSAPDLAGIAVGTGPAPFTGLRVGIVTARMLGRAAGVEVWGVPSLDVWARAWFDGEGRAADGAVRVVADARRREVYTARYVRDGDGAVVRTDGPDVVAPDRLTLAEPCVGPATGLYPDALPTVPGAPEEFDAALLARIGAERAAAGDDVALTPLYLRRPDVAPRAPRKRAS, via the coding sequence GTGCCCACTCCACCTGTCGCCGGCCCCGTGCTCGGCATCGACACCTCCGGCGGGACGTCCGTCGCCCTCGTCGACGCCGCGGCGGGCTGGACGCAGCTGGGTGTCGCTGGCTCCCCGGACCCGCGCGGCCACGCCGAGGTCCTCACGCCCCTGATCTCCGAGGTGCTCGACGCCGCGGGGCTGAGCGCTCCCGACCTCGCCGGCATCGCCGTCGGCACCGGCCCGGCTCCCTTCACGGGCCTGCGGGTCGGGATCGTCACCGCGCGGATGCTCGGCCGGGCGGCCGGCGTCGAGGTCTGGGGCGTGCCGAGCCTGGACGTGTGGGCGCGCGCCTGGTTCGACGGCGAGGGCAGGGCTGCCGACGGCGCCGTGCGCGTGGTGGCCGATGCTCGCCGGCGCGAGGTCTACACCGCTCGCTACGTGCGCGACGGCGACGGCGCCGTCGTCCGGACCGACGGGCCCGACGTCGTCGCACCCGACCGGCTCACGCTCGCCGAGCCGTGCGTCGGCCCGGCGACCGGCCTCTACCCGGACGCGCTGCCGACGGTCCCCGGAGCGCCGGAGGAGTTCGACGCGGCCCTCCTCGCCCGGATCGGCGCCGAGCGCGCCGCCGCCGGCGACGACGTCGCGCTCACGCCGCTGTACCTGCGCCGTCCCGACGTCGCGCCCCGGGCGCCGCGCAAGAGGGCCTCGTGA
- the tsaE gene encoding tRNA (adenosine(37)-N6)-threonylcarbamoyltransferase complex ATPase subunit type 1 TsaE: MPEVELELADADATRALGRRLATLLRAGDLVVLTGELGAGKTTLTQGLGKGLGVRGQVASPTFVIARVHPSLGDGPALVHVDAYRLGSLDEVDALDLDTSLADSVTVVEWGAGLVEQLAGDRLEIDLVRPRGDAEDVPRRAVLRAHGRRWAGVDLAGALA, encoded by the coding sequence ATGCCTGAGGTGGAGCTCGAGCTGGCCGACGCCGACGCCACCCGCGCGCTCGGACGCCGCCTCGCCACGCTGCTGCGCGCCGGCGACCTCGTCGTGCTCACCGGGGAGCTCGGCGCCGGCAAGACCACGCTGACGCAGGGCCTGGGCAAGGGCCTGGGCGTGCGCGGCCAGGTCGCCTCGCCCACGTTCGTCATCGCACGCGTGCACCCCTCGCTCGGCGACGGCCCCGCCCTGGTGCACGTCGACGCCTACCGCCTCGGCAGCCTGGACGAGGTGGACGCCCTCGACCTGGACACGTCCCTCGCCGACTCCGTCACGGTCGTCGAGTGGGGCGCTGGACTCGTGGAGCAGCTCGCCGGCGACCGCCTGGAGATCGACCTCGTCCGGCCCCGCGGCGACGCCGAGGACGTGCCGCGCCGCGCCGTCCTGCGGGCACACGGCCGCCGGTGGGCGGGGGTCGACCTCGCGGGCGCCCTCGCCTGA
- the alr gene encoding alanine racemase, translating to MTYPARAVVDLGAIAGNVARLREVAGPAEVMAVVKGDAYGHGLVPVARAALGAGATWLGVAQLGEALTLRAAGVDARTLTWLYAPGAPLAEALRADLDLSVAAPWALDEVVGAARESGVVARVHLKVDTGMGRSGLFLDEWGGLLDAAVRAQAAGEIDVVGVWSHLASADDAESGLTAEQTRVFAEAVRRAEDAGAHLEVRHLANSAGTLAHAATHFDLVRPGIAVVGLSPFGDRTADELGLTPAMRLEAELTIVKHAPAGQGVSYGHEYTTSEATSLAVVPLGYADGIPRHAGGAGPVQVGDTWSRIAGRVCMDQFVLDLGAGANAHAGDVAVLFGSGADGEPTAADWARAADTITYEIVTRLGPRVPRVHVGGRDA from the coding sequence ATGACCTACCCGGCCCGCGCCGTCGTCGACCTCGGCGCGATCGCCGGGAACGTCGCCCGGCTGCGCGAGGTGGCCGGCCCCGCCGAGGTGATGGCCGTCGTCAAGGGCGACGCCTACGGGCACGGGCTCGTGCCGGTCGCGCGCGCCGCCCTCGGCGCCGGGGCCACCTGGCTCGGCGTCGCCCAGCTCGGCGAGGCCCTCACGCTGCGGGCGGCCGGCGTCGACGCCCGCACCCTCACCTGGCTGTACGCCCCCGGCGCTCCGCTCGCCGAGGCCCTGCGCGCCGACCTGGACCTGTCGGTCGCCGCCCCGTGGGCCCTCGACGAGGTCGTCGGGGCGGCCCGCGAGAGCGGCGTCGTGGCCCGGGTGCACCTCAAGGTCGACACCGGGATGGGCCGCTCCGGCCTGTTCCTCGACGAGTGGGGCGGGCTGCTCGACGCCGCCGTGCGAGCGCAGGCCGCTGGCGAGATCGACGTCGTGGGCGTGTGGTCGCACCTGGCGAGCGCCGACGACGCGGAGAGCGGGCTCACCGCCGAGCAGACCCGGGTGTTCGCGGAGGCGGTCCGGCGAGCCGAGGACGCCGGGGCGCACCTCGAGGTACGGCACCTCGCGAACTCCGCCGGCACGCTCGCGCACGCCGCCACCCACTTCGACCTCGTCCGCCCGGGCATCGCCGTCGTCGGCCTCAGCCCGTTCGGCGACCGCACGGCCGACGAGCTGGGCCTCACGCCCGCCATGCGGCTGGAGGCCGAGCTCACCATCGTCAAGCACGCCCCCGCCGGCCAGGGCGTCTCCTACGGGCACGAGTACACGACGTCGGAGGCGACCTCGCTCGCCGTCGTCCCGCTCGGGTACGCCGACGGGATCCCGCGGCACGCCGGCGGGGCGGGCCCCGTGCAGGTCGGCGACACCTGGTCGCGGATCGCCGGCAGGGTCTGCATGGACCAGTTCGTGCTCGACCTCGGCGCCGGTGCGAACGCCCACGCGGGGGACGTCGCCGTCCTGTTCGGGTCGGGCGCCGACGGCGAACCCACGGCGGCCGACTGGGCGCGCGCCGCCGACACCATCACGTACGAGATCGTCACCCGCCTCGGCCCGCGCGTCCCTCGCGTGCACGTGGGAGGGCGGGATGCCTGA
- a CDS encoding NAD(P)H-hydrate epimerase produces MRAYSAAQVRRAEEPLLAAGAPLMQEAAGALARAVREEIRAGTPERGTSAAGSRPTAPVTRGRVAGARVCVLVGSGNNGGDGLFAAAFLAGRGVACDVVLVGTHPHAGGLAAARRAGVGIHLAGDDDGVSVAVRLALRSHVVVDAITGIGARGPLRGPAAGLVTALGDAVDAAPAPPVVVAVDVPSGIGVDDGAVPGPVLVADRTVTMGAAKPGLLLPPAAGAAGRVEVVELGLDALAAEPPDAVRLTGADVADLWPVPTADDHKYTRGVLGVVAGSGAYPGAAVLTTSGAVRCGVGMVRYLGSTPVTAAVQARHPEVVAGRGRVQAWVLGPGIDPADGARAEDVERTFEDALRAGVPMVLDAGALPLLPDGLPAHAVLTPHAGELARLLTDAGDDASRADVEGAPVAALRRAVEITGATVLLKGATTLVAGPGTPVYAQADATPWLATAGAGDVLAGVLGALLAGRSGDVVERPALAAELAAAAALVHGRAARAASAGGPIAALDVADAVPGTLRDLLTGEMMDG; encoded by the coding sequence ATGCGCGCCTACTCCGCCGCCCAGGTCCGCCGAGCCGAGGAGCCGCTGCTCGCCGCCGGCGCTCCGCTGATGCAGGAGGCCGCGGGCGCCCTCGCGCGGGCGGTCCGTGAGGAGATCCGAGCGGGGACTCCGGAGCGCGGGACGAGCGCAGCAGGATCGCGACCGACGGCACCGGTGACCCGCGGTCGCGTCGCTGGCGCGCGGGTGTGCGTGCTCGTCGGCAGCGGCAACAACGGCGGTGACGGGCTGTTCGCGGCAGCGTTCCTCGCCGGGCGCGGTGTGGCGTGCGACGTCGTCCTCGTCGGTACGCACCCGCACGCGGGCGGCCTGGCCGCCGCCCGCCGTGCCGGCGTCGGCATCCACCTGGCCGGCGACGACGACGGCGTGAGCGTCGCCGTCCGCCTCGCCCTGCGCTCGCACGTCGTCGTCGACGCGATCACGGGCATCGGAGCGCGGGGTCCCCTGCGTGGACCGGCCGCCGGCCTCGTGACCGCGCTCGGCGACGCCGTCGACGCGGCGCCGGCACCGCCCGTCGTCGTGGCCGTCGACGTGCCGAGCGGGATCGGCGTCGACGACGGCGCCGTCCCCGGTCCCGTGCTGGTCGCCGACCGCACGGTCACGATGGGCGCCGCCAAGCCTGGACTCCTCCTGCCGCCGGCGGCCGGTGCGGCCGGCCGCGTCGAGGTCGTCGAGCTGGGCCTCGACGCGCTCGCGGCGGAACCGCCGGACGCCGTGCGGCTCACGGGAGCGGACGTCGCCGACCTCTGGCCGGTCCCCACGGCGGACGACCACAAGTACACCCGCGGGGTGCTGGGCGTCGTCGCCGGTTCGGGGGCCTATCCCGGCGCCGCGGTCCTCACGACGAGCGGAGCCGTGCGGTGCGGCGTCGGCATGGTGCGCTACCTCGGGTCGACACCCGTCACGGCGGCCGTGCAGGCGCGCCACCCGGAGGTCGTCGCCGGCCGCGGCAGGGTGCAGGCCTGGGTGCTGGGGCCGGGCATCGACCCGGCGGACGGCGCCCGGGCCGAGGACGTCGAGCGGACGTTCGAGGACGCCCTCCGCGCAGGTGTCCCGATGGTGCTCGACGCCGGGGCCCTCCCGCTCCTGCCGGACGGGCTGCCGGCGCACGCCGTCCTCACCCCGCACGCCGGGGAGCTCGCGCGCCTCCTGACGGACGCCGGCGACGACGCCAGCCGTGCGGACGTCGAGGGCGCCCCCGTCGCCGCGCTGCGGCGCGCCGTCGAGATCACCGGCGCGACGGTGCTCCTGAAAGGTGCGACCACGCTCGTCGCCGGTCCCGGCACGCCCGTCTACGCGCAGGCCGACGCGACGCCCTGGCTCGCGACGGCGGGGGCCGGCGACGTGCTCGCCGGCGTCCTCGGCGCGTTGCTCGCGGGCAGGTCCGGCGACGTGGTCGAGCGGCCGGCGCTCGCCGCCGAGCTGGCCGCCGCCGCCGCCCTCGTGCACGGCCGCGCCGCCCGAGCCGCCTCGGCAGGCGGCCCGATCGCGGCGCTCGACGTGGCCGACGCCGTCCCCGGCACGCTCCGCGACCTGCTCACCGGTGAAATGATGGACGGGTGA
- a CDS encoding LacI family DNA-binding transcriptional regulator has translation MDPLATAPRRPTIRDVATAAGVSRGTVSRVINGGHWVSPTARDAVERAIRSTGYRANQHARSLVTGRSNSLAFLLTEPQHLLFADPTFSILLRGAAEALASRGMTLILLVAGTPEERENVAHYVGARHVDGVLLISSHESDPLLESLQEQGIPLVACGIPMGHARQVPSVSVDEVAGARTMVAHLRRSGRRRIAMITGPLDTPGGRYRLEGYRTELGEDFDERLVAYGDYSAESGAAAISQLLARASDLDAVFAASDVMAAGALAALRRAGRSVPGDVAVGGFDDSGLAATLDPPLTTMHQPFDQISAELVSLLLSVIDGGPQKSVTFPATLVVRESA, from the coding sequence GTGGACCCCCTCGCAACCGCCCCTCGGCGTCCGACGATCCGCGACGTCGCCACCGCCGCGGGCGTGTCGCGCGGCACCGTCTCGCGGGTCATCAACGGGGGCCACTGGGTCTCCCCGACGGCGCGTGACGCCGTCGAGCGCGCGATCCGGTCCACGGGCTACCGCGCGAACCAGCACGCGCGCAGCCTCGTCACCGGGAGGTCGAACTCGCTCGCGTTCCTGCTGACCGAGCCCCAGCACCTGCTGTTCGCCGACCCGACCTTCTCGATCCTCCTGCGCGGAGCGGCGGAAGCGCTCGCGAGCCGCGGCATGACGCTCATCCTGCTGGTCGCCGGCACGCCCGAGGAGCGCGAGAACGTCGCCCACTACGTGGGAGCCCGGCACGTGGACGGCGTGCTGCTCATCTCCTCGCACGAGAGCGACCCGCTCCTCGAGTCGCTCCAGGAGCAGGGCATCCCGCTCGTGGCCTGCGGCATCCCGATGGGCCACGCGCGGCAGGTGCCGTCCGTGTCCGTGGACGAGGTCGCGGGTGCGCGGACCATGGTCGCCCATCTCCGTCGGAGCGGCCGACGCCGGATCGCCATGATCACCGGTCCGCTCGACACCCCGGGCGGGCGGTACCGCCTCGAGGGGTACCGGACCGAGCTCGGTGAGGACTTCGACGAGCGCCTCGTCGCCTACGGGGACTACAGCGCCGAGTCCGGGGCTGCCGCGATCTCGCAGCTGCTCGCACGGGCGAGTGACCTCGACGCCGTGTTCGCGGCCTCCGACGTCATGGCCGCGGGCGCGCTCGCCGCCCTGCGCCGAGCCGGCCGATCGGTACCGGGTGACGTCGCGGTCGGCGGCTTCGACGACTCCGGGCTCGCCGCCACCCTGGATCCGCCGCTCACCACCATGCACCAGCCCTTCGACCAGATCAGTGCCGAACTCGTGAGCCTGCTGCTGAGCGTGATCGACGGGGGTCCGCAGAAGTCCGTCACGTTCCCCGCGACGCTCGTGGTGCGGGAGAGCGCCTGA
- a CDS encoding beta-galactosidase — protein sequence MATSTTWPGGSVVAFGGDYNPEQWPRETWAEDLALMRKAGVTLVSVGIFAWAALEPREGAFDFCWLDDLLDLLHAGGIAVDLATPTASPPAWFFATYPEARVVTRDGTALGFGSRGMASPSSPAYRRASVRIATALAERYADHPAVVMWHVHNEYGAPVGEDYSPAAVTAFRAWLRARYGSLDALNSAWGTAFWGQTYGAWSHVGAPAATASVANPAQRLDFARFTDHQLRACFVAERDAIRAHASQPVTTNFMAAECLTTDLWAWAREVDIISNDHYLTAADPRGHVGLALAADLTRSVAGGRPWLLMEHSTSAVNWQPRNIAKRPGEMARNSLAHLARGADGILFFQWRASRAGAEKFHSAMLPHAGTSSRVWHEVTALGADVARLAPVQGSRVRADAAILWDTESLWAQGLDWHPSVDVRAQERIRAYYERLWLDGVTVDFAHPAADLASYRLVVAPASYLLTQAAADNLRAYVAGGGTLVVSFFSAIVDENDAVHRGGFVAPLREVLGLTVEEFLPLRAAETTRLAWADGDGDGGRELVADVWQEHIALEGADVVATYLDGPARGRAAITRRRHGSGTGWYVSTRLGIPELAPVLRAAYADAGIAPSDRPQDVEIVTRHGDDADFLVAINHGDEDVKVHLSRGVELLSGDPVTGALDLPAGAVAVVRVEQADAGGGGR from the coding sequence ATGGCGACGAGCACGACCTGGCCCGGTGGCTCCGTCGTCGCGTTCGGTGGCGACTACAACCCCGAGCAGTGGCCGCGCGAGACGTGGGCCGAGGATCTCGCGCTCATGCGCAAGGCCGGTGTGACGCTCGTCAGCGTCGGCATCTTCGCCTGGGCGGCGCTCGAACCTCGTGAGGGAGCGTTCGACTTCTGCTGGCTCGACGACCTTCTCGACCTCCTCCACGCGGGCGGGATCGCCGTCGACCTCGCGACGCCGACGGCGTCACCTCCCGCCTGGTTCTTCGCCACCTACCCCGAGGCACGGGTCGTGACGCGCGACGGCACAGCGCTCGGGTTCGGCTCGCGCGGCATGGCGTCGCCCAGCTCCCCCGCCTACCGCCGGGCGTCCGTGCGCATCGCGACGGCACTCGCGGAGCGCTACGCCGACCACCCTGCCGTCGTCATGTGGCACGTCCACAACGAGTACGGCGCGCCCGTCGGGGAGGACTACTCCCCCGCCGCCGTCACCGCCTTCCGCGCCTGGCTGCGGGCGCGGTACGGCTCGCTGGACGCACTCAACAGCGCCTGGGGCACGGCGTTCTGGGGGCAGACCTACGGGGCGTGGTCGCACGTCGGGGCGCCGGCCGCCACCGCGTCGGTCGCCAACCCCGCGCAGCGACTCGACTTCGCCCGCTTCACCGACCACCAGCTGCGGGCGTGCTTCGTCGCGGAGCGGGACGCGATCCGTGCCCACGCCTCGCAGCCGGTGACCACGAACTTCATGGCAGCCGAGTGCCTGACGACGGACCTGTGGGCCTGGGCGCGCGAGGTCGACATCATCTCGAACGACCACTACCTGACGGCCGCCGACCCGCGGGGACACGTCGGCCTCGCCCTCGCGGCCGACCTGACCCGGTCGGTAGCCGGTGGGCGGCCGTGGCTCCTCATGGAGCACTCGACGTCGGCCGTGAACTGGCAGCCCCGGAACATCGCCAAGAGGCCGGGTGAGATGGCCCGGAACTCGCTCGCGCACCTGGCGCGCGGCGCCGACGGGATCCTCTTCTTCCAGTGGCGGGCGTCACGCGCGGGGGCGGAGAAGTTCCACTCCGCGATGCTGCCGCACGCCGGCACGAGCTCGCGCGTGTGGCACGAGGTGACGGCGCTCGGAGCCGACGTCGCCCGCCTCGCGCCGGTGCAGGGCTCGCGTGTGCGGGCGGACGCCGCGATCCTCTGGGACACGGAGTCGCTCTGGGCCCAGGGGCTCGACTGGCACCCGTCCGTGGACGTGCGCGCCCAGGAACGGATCCGCGCGTACTACGAGCGACTCTGGCTCGACGGCGTCACCGTCGACTTCGCCCATCCGGCGGCCGACCTCGCGAGCTACCGGCTCGTCGTCGCCCCGGCGTCGTACCTGCTCACCCAGGCGGCGGCCGACAACCTGCGGGCGTACGTCGCCGGGGGCGGCACCCTCGTCGTCTCGTTCTTCTCGGCGATCGTCGACGAGAACGACGCGGTCCACCGCGGCGGCTTCGTCGCGCCGCTGCGCGAGGTCCTCGGCCTCACGGTCGAGGAGTTCCTGCCCTTGCGGGCCGCGGAGACCACCCGCCTGGCCTGGGCCGACGGCGACGGCGACGGCGGGCGCGAGCTGGTCGCTGACGTCTGGCAGGAGCACATCGCCCTGGAGGGGGCCGACGTCGTCGCGACGTACCTCGACGGACCGGCGCGAGGTCGCGCGGCGATCACCCGCCGTCGTCACGGGTCCGGCACCGGGTGGTACGTCTCGACCCGCCTCGGGATCCCCGAGCTCGCCCCCGTGCTCCGCGCCGCCTACGCCGACGCGGGGATCGCGCCGTCGGACCGTCCTCAGGACGTCGAGATCGTGACCCGCCACGGCGACGACGCCGACTTCCTGGTGGCGATCAACCACGGCGACGAGGACGTGAAGGTGCACCTCTCCCGCGGCGTCGAGCTGCTCTCCGGTGACCCCGTGACCGGGGCGCTGGACCTCCCGGCCGGCGCCGTCGCCGTCGTACGCGTCGAGCAGGCCGACGCCGGCGGGGGTGGTCGATGA
- a CDS encoding sugar ABC transporter substrate-binding protein — translation MRKTAIPVALAAAVALLAACSGGGDPGSEETSAEETTEAAQSGEGVELTIWVDENREPAVAAAAQTFEEQTGATVTLVQKNFEDIRADFLAQVPTGEGPDITVGAHDWLGSFIVNGVVDSVDLADKTSEFQEVALEAFTYDGQLYGLPYAVESVALIRNTALAPEPAPATFDEMVAAGEATGAQYPFLIKTGPEGDPYTYYGFQTSFGAPVFEQSDDGSYTSTIGMGGDAGHAYAEWLAANGPNGTGVFSTDITLDIAEAEFMAGNAPYTVDGPWNITKFEDAGLTLAIDPIPSAGPETAAPFVGVQGFYLSAQSENALLANDFLTNYMATPEAMMAMYEADPRLPAMTSVADEVASDPIMEGFLAASENGVPMPSIPEMGDVWAFWGVTQANIISGAAQPVEAWDTMVADIEGAIG, via the coding sequence ATGCGCAAGACAGCCATCCCGGTCGCCCTCGCGGCGGCCGTCGCCCTTCTCGCCGCCTGCAGTGGCGGCGGCGACCCGGGCAGCGAGGAGACGTCGGCCGAGGAGACGACCGAGGCCGCCCAGTCCGGCGAGGGCGTCGAGCTCACGATCTGGGTCGACGAGAACCGCGAGCCGGCGGTCGCCGCCGCAGCCCAGACGTTCGAGGAGCAGACCGGTGCCACCGTCACCCTGGTCCAGAAGAACTTCGAGGACATCCGGGCGGACTTCCTCGCCCAGGTGCCGACCGGCGAGGGCCCCGACATCACGGTCGGCGCTCACGACTGGCTGGGCTCGTTCATCGTCAACGGGGTCGTCGACTCGGTCGACCTGGCCGACAAGACGTCGGAGTTCCAGGAGGTGGCCCTCGAGGCGTTCACGTACGACGGACAGCTCTACGGCCTGCCGTACGCCGTCGAGAGCGTGGCGCTGATCCGCAACACGGCGCTCGCCCCCGAGCCCGCACCCGCGACGTTCGACGAGATGGTCGCGGCCGGCGAGGCGACCGGCGCCCAGTACCCGTTCCTCATCAAGACCGGTCCCGAGGGTGACCCGTACACGTACTACGGCTTCCAGACGTCGTTCGGGGCGCCGGTGTTCGAGCAGTCGGACGACGGCTCGTACACCTCGACGATCGGCATGGGCGGCGACGCCGGGCACGCCTACGCCGAGTGGCTGGCCGCGAACGGTCCGAACGGCACAGGCGTGTTCAGCACGGACATCACGCTGGACATCGCCGAGGCCGAGTTCATGGCCGGCAACGCGCCGTACACCGTGGACGGGCCGTGGAACATCACGAAGTTCGAGGACGCCGGGCTCACGCTGGCGATCGATCCGATCCCGTCGGCCGGGCCGGAGACGGCGGCGCCGTTCGTGGGCGTGCAGGGCTTCTACCTGAGCGCGCAGAGCGAGAACGCGCTCCTCGCCAACGACTTCCTCACCAACTACATGGCCACGCCCGAGGCGATGATGGCCATGTACGAGGCCGACCCCCGGCTGCCCGCGATGACGTCGGTGGCGGACGAGGTCGCGTCCGACCCGATCATGGAGGGCTTCCTCGCGGCGTCGGAGAACGGCGTGCCGATGCCGTCGATCCCCGAGATGGGTGACGTCTGGGCGTTCTGGGGTGTCACGCAGGCGAACATCATCTCCGGCGCGGCCCAGCCCGTGGAGGCGTGGGACACGATGGTCGCCGACATCGAGGGAGCGATCGGCTGA